TGGCCTGCATTGCTAACGTCTTGGCATGGAAACCTCCTGCAATAACGTCAACGTGTTCGATGTCTGTGAATGTTCTAACGTCGTCATGCTTCGGAACTCCTGGCCAATGCTTTTTCCAATACCATCCTTGCAAACGGGTCTATCTCAACCTGCCACTTGCAAAACCAACCCTGCACGCTCAAAACCCAAATCTAAACCGCCAACCCCTGCGAACAGAGAACCGAACGTGGGGTGCGGCACACGAACCAAACAATGGTTGAATCGGGCCGCCGATTATGGTCTTTTGATTTTTCATAGTCTTTCCTCGGCGGACCCGATTAACCGTAGCGTTCAGCCGGCAGCTACGAATTTCGCTTCGTGCTCAATCTGTATTTCATCATTATTTGGTCTAATGCGATCCGCCACGCTTGTTGCATCACAGCCGCTCTTGCAAGAGCCTCGCCATATTTGAATATCCGCCAAAATGGGACGGCGAGCATTTCTTGTCGAGCTAGTTCTGCCTCTTCTCTGATCGCATCGCATATAGACCAATGTAGGGCTGCCGGCTGAACGCTCGATTCCCCGGCACAGCCCTGTCCTTCAGGGCTTGCCGGAGTTTGTTGTTCGTCTTGCTCAAGTGCATTGGCCCAAGCTTCGATGGTTCCGCCACGTGGAACATTACCAGTTTTTAGGTACCATCGCATGTTGGCAATTACCTCTATTTTGTCGTTCACAGGTTCTCTCCAAAATGTTAATTTCGCTGCAACTGAACAATCGATCGCACCGTGCGGCGGGTACGCTTATCCGTTCGGTGCAATCTCAAACTACCGCCGCCGGTGAATCGAGCGTTCCCGGGACGCCGGCGCTACTCAGCTTCGTGCTGAGAGCTGTGTCTTCTATGCGGCTCGATGCAATTCCCACGACACCAGTGGCAGGTAACAACGTGGCTGACGTAACCGTCGCTAATCCACACGTAACCTTGCCCCAGGCATCGCGTGCATGGCATTCGCCGCAGGGGCGTCCCGGGAACGCTCGGGTTAATCTCGGGCGTTCGTCCCGCCCGGGAACAATCGGTTGAATCGTGGAATTCGTTATCACTCATCTGCACATCCTTCAACCAATTAAATTCCACGATTAACCCGAGCGTTATGACGACGAATTGGCATCCAAAACAGCACGGATTGCCACCGCGAAACGCTTCCACTTCGCAGATGATCTGTTGTTCCCATCAACTGCTGGGGAATATCCCCTTGAATACTTGGCACGCTTTGCGGCTGCACTGGACTGACGCTCGCAATGCAATAATAACTCTTGCAAAACCTCAGACGTGCTTGGTACAGGCTGCACCTTTTCCGATTGCTGAGCGGTGGCTTTAGACTCTAATGCGGATGCTATGCGCTCAAACGCAACTGCGATGCGCGTCATAACAATGGGTTGTTCCGAAGCACTCATTGGTAATTGTCCTTTAGGTTAAATAAACTTTTTCGTGCTCGGAAAACCAAAGCGTTATGCGGACGTGTCACACCGACACGCACCGTCTTTCTCATACTTGCATGCCTGACAAAACGCATCCTGCCCCACGCCGCGAATGTTGCTGAGGTGCCACCATACCGATGGCCCGCGTCGATCTCCAATTGATGACATCAACCCCACCAATTGACGCCCTTCGTTGTCCGTCAGTTTTTCAACTCGACGAAACCCGTTCCCTCGCTGATTGTTGCCTTCGTTGTCAACGATCATGTATCTGCCGTGATGCGTGTAACCCGACACGAAGCCGACGTAAAAATGGTCGCATGGGTCACCGTCGCTGTACTTCGTGGCGAGGACATAATCACCGACTTCCGCCGCATAACAACGCAATGAATCCGAGTCGGGCTTGGTATCTTCTTTTTCGCTCATAGTCGTGCCTCCCGACACGGATTATTGCTGTCGTTCTACCGACCTAAAATAGCACTCCCTGCTGTAATCGGTTGGCAGCCTTTTCGCAATACTCCTCGCTAATCTCGATCAACGTCGCTTTGCGTCCGTCGAGCTTCGCCGCAACTCCCGTTGTCCCGCTCCCCGCGAAGGGGTCCAGCACGGTCGCCGCTTCCGATGCCATCGACAAACACCACCGCATGATCGCGAGCGGCTTCTGCGTTGGATGGCCAACACGCTCCGCATTCGTTGCAGAAATGCTGTGCGTCATTTGGCGGCTGTTCTTGTCCATGCTTGTCCAGGCATACTCCACGTTTGACATGCTCGGTGGCGCGTCTGGCTTGTGCCAACTCAGCCAACATCGAGACGGGTACAACCCGTAGTAATTCCCGCCCCACACAATCGCATCGTCGCAAGCCTCAACCATTTGCTGAACCGTCCACGCCGCTGGCGTTTCGTTGTCCCACGCTTCCGCCTTTTGCCCTGCTCTCCGCTGCCACTTCGTAGGCTGTGCTGCAAACCCAATCCCGTAGGGCGGGTCGGTCAAAAGCAAATCGAACCGCTGAAGGAATGGCAAAACCTGCCTGCAATCTGCGTTATAAATCGTTACCGCTTCATCGCTGTAATACGGCTTGAAAGGGACGATAGGCGGTAGAACAATTGATTCCATTGCATTCCTACTTGCGGCTGTGTCCATGCGGGTCTGTCTCAAACTTTCGGAATCAATGAATCAAAGCGTTCTACCGACCTAAAATAGCACGCCCTGCTGCAACCGATTCGCAGCCTTTTCGCAATACTCTTCGCTAATCTCGATCAACGTCGCTTGGCGTCCTTCAAGCTTCGCCGCAACTCCCGTTGTCCCGCTCCCTGCGAACGGGTCCAGAACCGTCACCGCATCCACAAACATAGACAGGCACCACCGCATTAACGCCAAAGGCTTCTGCGTTGGATGCACTGCACCATCTCGCGCTATCGCCGACCGATTCAACTCGAACACTCGAAACGCCGCATTGCGGCTGCTGTACGCTAACTCGCCATCGCTTTGGTCGATACGTTGCCCCTTGTCCCAAAACAACCATCCCATCGAACCGCGAACATACTCAGGGAAAAAATTAGCTCCCCAAATAACTTGCTCCGTCGATGCCTCAAACATCATGTCGAACACGTATCGGCTAGGTGGCTCGTTGTCCCACCCCATGAATGCGTATCCTTTATGCCCGCCGTGGCTCGACGTTGACGGCGGCTTTCCGTCTCGCTTCATTCCATACGGTGGGTCCGTCAATAGTAAATCGAACCGTCCGAGGAATGGCAAAACCTGTCTGCAATCTGCGTTGTAAATCGTTACCGATTCATCGCTGTAGTACGGCTTGAAAGGGACGATAGGCGGTAGAACAATTGATTCCATTGCATTCCTACTTGTGGCTGTGTCCATGCGGGGTTGTCTCAAACTTTCGGAATCAATGAATCAAAGCGTTCGCCTGACTTAGCCGCAGCCGTGCAGCGAATCGAACTCGTCGCCGTTTTCGTCCACTCGCTTTGCTTGCTTCGTTTCCTTGTACTCCGACACCGCTCGCTTGAGCGTCTTCAAACATGCCAGCTCGTTGGATTCCAGCGGAAACGCTGCTTTAACTTCAACCTGTTCCGCGACCATGATTGCCGCGTTAATCAACTCAATCTTCGCCTGTGCGTGATCTTTCACGATTGTGCCTTTCGTTTTGCGTTGTACTCGTTTGCAATTGCTTCTCGCTGATCGTCCCGCGACTTCAATCGTGCTTGCCGCTGTTCCGCTGTTTCCACAAAATCCGGCTCGGTGGTTGGCACCGCTCCGGTGTAAACCGTCAACTGTACGCGGCTAAGGCCGCACATCTTCGCAAACTCGGCACTGGTAATGCCTCGTTTCTGACACTCGGCACGACACGCTTTCAACGCCGCTTTCACGATGTCGCGTTCTTGCTTAATCAGGTCGATCTCTAATTCGTTCAACATCAAAACAACCATTGAAAAAAGAGGGTCCCCAAAACACCAACGACACAACCAGCGATGCCAGCCAACACGCGGCTTGCGATCTCCTCCAATACCCAGAAATCCCACATGCTCAACTCCCTAAAAGCAGGCGAACAAAATGATGAATCGAAGCCGCCGATAGTGTCGTTCATAATGGCGAGCCGTATCGGCGGCGACTCGATTATCATTAGCGTTATCCGCAGAAATACTCTCTGGATAAATCACCGTCAAAGCAACGGTTCAGCCACTCGTGAAAATCGACCGCACTCCGCATCACTGACAGCTTTGTCGCCTTACAGCAATCGCCTTGCACAAAATCTTCCATGTCGTCGCCGATTCTGCACGCCTGTTTAGCAAGCGTCTCGTCAATGTCCGGACGCTTACTCGTTCGCATCATCCCGTTGTCTTCGGCCATCAGCTGCAACGCCAGGGACGCCCATTCAACGCCTTTTGCGTGTTCTGGATTTCGCGGATAACAACGTAATGAATCCGATTGTTCGGTCATGTTATCTCCAATGTAAAAATTACTTACTCACAAACGGATTATTGCTGACCGTTCAGCCGGCAGCGAGGTATTTCGCTTCGTGCTCAATCTGTAACTCTTATTACCTTGCCCTTTGGTCCCATAGCCACCACGCACGTACATTCGATGGTGCAGATGGACCGCTCGACTCGCAGCATTTGCAAAACACCCTTACGTCTCCGCATGTCTCTACACCGTCTATTCCTAGTGCTGTTGGAAATGGACAAAATGGGCAAGGTAAATGTGCTACCGGCTGAACGCTCGATTCCCCGGCACGTGGCTTTCCAATCGCCACTGGCGGAGTTTGTTGTTCGTCTTGCGGATCTGACATTGTCGGGTACTCCAATGAGGGTTAATTTTTCTTACGCTGCAACTGAACAATCGATCGCACCGAGCGGCGGGTACGCTTAACGCTTCGGTGCAGATCTCAAACACCGCCGCCGGTGAATCGAGCGTTCGGCAGCCGGCGGTCAAAGGTCATCCGAGACCTTTGGCTGTAACCTCCAGCGTCCTGTGTCGATGAGATAGTTGCCGTAATCCACTGCCTCGGTCGTGAGGAGTTTCACCTCTAAAATGTGAGGCATTGTCTGCAACGTGCAACAAATCACATCGCCAAGAGACGCATAGGCGGCTGCCGAACGCGGACGGTTGACCGGGAGCTGCTCTCCGCTCGCAGCCGAACAAACGGTTGGATCGGCGAACCGATCTGCATCTTCTTTGTCACTCATAAATTCGTTCCTTTGTGTTTGTTCGCCGATCAACCGTCCGCGTTATATGGACTGAACTATTCTTCGAGCAATCCACTCTGCGACTTGCGGTACAACCGAATTCCCTAAGCATCTAACTCTGTCCATCCCTTTGGAAACCCCATTAGCCACTCGGCACTCTCTGGGTGCAACATCCCTCGCCCGACGTTGAGCCTCAACCAGTCCGTCATCGTCTGGCCGTTTGCTAATGACCTCCCTGGCGCTGTTGCGTTTCTCGCTTGCCGCGAATCTCCCGCTGTTAGCGTTGGCAACAATCCAAATGCGGTCCCTGCCTTGCGGCACGCCAAAGTCGGCAGCCGGTATGCAGTGCCACTCCGCATCATACCCGAGCGAGGCCAGCTCCCCGAGAACTCGAGGTAGCCCCCGAACAACGAGATCTGCGACGTTTTCCATGACGACAAAACGTGGTCCCAGTTCGCTAATGACTCTCGAGAACTCGTAGAATAATCCACTTCGTTCACCGTCCAATCCTGCGCGTTTTCCACTGCTGCTAACGTCTTGGCATGGGAACCCACCGGCAATAACATCCACGTGCTGAGCGCCGGTAAACGTCTTGATGTCGTCATGCTTCGGAACCTTTGGCCAGTGCTTCTCTAAAACCCGTCTAGCGTATGGATCAATCTCGACCTGCCACGCACATTTCATCCCTGCTCGATCGAACCCCAAATCCATCCCGCCAATCCCTGAAAACAGCGAGCCATATAACAATTGATTGCATTGTTTCCTACTTGTGGCTGTGTCCATGCGGGGTGATCTCAAACTTTCGGAATCAATGAATCAAAGCGTTCGTCGCACCTAATCACGGCTCAGGCGATGTCTGTTCTTCGTAGTCGTGCCTACTCATTTCCTTGGCCTTTACTCGGATTGTCAACTCTTCGCCAGCACCTGGACACATATCCATCCACGCCTCAACGACGGCCTGTACGTGCGACTCAATGCTGTGACCGTCATCCGTCAGGATGTAGTCATAGCTCTGATCGTAGTGCGGCCACACTTCCCATACGTCGATCATTTTTTCGCTAGCGCCGATCATCGCATCCTCTAATTCATCCAGGGTGGGCCGCTTGAACGGTGGAGGCTTGCGGCAGGCGTGGTGCAGTGGATCGCTTGGCCCAACTGGCATTTCAGCCCAATGGCTTACTGCTGATTTGAATCGCATTGCGTCCGAGTTGAACCAATCATCTTCGGCTGAATCGTAATAGCCAATCCAGGTCGGTTCGTCGCCAGATTCGAGCGCGACAAGCACGACGAGTGAGTCGTCTGGTAGCTCGACGGACGTGGAAATCCACGTAATGGTTGATTGCATGTTTAGATGCTCGCTGCGTAATTGTGAGAGTGGCAGCGGCTGTGGTAGAGGCTCGTTTGAGTGCTTGTAAGATATTCAGTTCGAGAAACGAAGTCAAGCAGATTTCGGGAATTTATTTTGAACGGGCAAACAAAGTAATTGGCTTTCTATTTGCATCGGTCGAATGATTCGCTATGATAGGGGCACAATGATAATGCAAGCAAAGAAAATGGTCGAGCTTAAATCAGCAAGTGATATCGCGAACCAGATTGGTGTTCACAAAACAACCATAAATCGGATCGCCAAGAGCCAAAACATTGGACAGATCATCGGTCAACAGAGAGTGTTTGACAAGAAAGACGCAGACAGAATAAAGTCATTGTGCAAGATTCGTCGAGGAAATCCGAATTTCTTAAAAAAAGCTAATCAGTAGCTATTGCACCGACCGAAACATTTGGTAAGATGCCAAGCGTTGACATTCACCGTGTGACTGCCAATGATGTTTACATGGCTCTTCGAGTGAGTCGTTAGGATTCTTAATTCGCTGGAGGCTCGGTACATGGCAACCATGTCGCGTATTTGCAAAGTCTGCAAGCGCCGCTTTTCTATCCCTGCGCGCACTCGACCACGCAATACGTGCAGTCACGAATGCTTGAACGAACTTCTATCGCTCCACGTCAACGCCAGCCGCAATAAATCGGGGCAGTTCGTTTGCGAGGACGAAAGCGGCCGACAACCGCACGACCCAACGCCAGAGCAAATTGCTGCGATGAAGCTGGAAATCAAGACTCGCAATCTCGAAAAGCTGAGGCTGCTCAGATAACCAAATCACTAGCGAGCTGTGAGAGGCTCGTTTGAGTCGCGCGGCCGGCGCGTAATCCGGCCAAACTTTTTCTCTTAAATCGAAAGGAATCTATATGAGCTTGATGCCAAAAACGCCCGCGCAGATCGAGCATGAGCGCAACGTGCAAATGGCGTCGTGCGATGTAGCGGTAGAGCTTCTGAAGGTTGCGGTTGGTTCGATGATGATGGACCTCAAGACGCTGCGATTGCAGTTGCTAACTCTGCATCATGGTAGGGCTACTGCTGATCCATTGGCAGTGAACGAAGCAGCAGTGCGCGGACAGAAGTTGTACCGCGATGCTATGGACCGACTGTGGGCCGACTTGCCGTTTCGGTGCGCCTGACATCGTAGACCCACTTGCAAGAACAACGACCTTGCGAATCCAGAATTTGTCGCTGGTGCTGTCGCGCATTTCGTGCGAGCAGCCAAGCCGTACTGGTTCGATTGCGAGGAGGTAACGTCATGCGAATCGACCGAGAAGCAGTAGCGGTTTGGCTGGTGATTGTATGCGGCGTTGTGGCGGTGATCGTGGCTCAATAAGGATGGATGGCTATGGCTGTTGATGCGATACAAACGGTGTTGTGCTGGACTGTTTGCGGTGATCTGGCTGTCGTCGAGTTCTTCCGAGACGAAGATCAGTATGTCTTTGCAGCGACACCGAAAACGCTACGCAAGTCGCTGATGCTAGTCGGTCAGTGTGCGCGGAATCCTGAGCTGAGTCTAACGTGGGACGATGCGGCGCAGGTCACAAAAGCACTGCGGCAATTGGTCCATGTTCCTGAGCCAGTTGCCACCTGTCGACGGTGCGGCTGGGCTTGTATGGGTGCTTGTTTTTGGTTGTGGTTTTTGGGTTTGGGTGATTTCAAGGTTTGTTTAACAAGGAAGTGCGAATGTTAGTTTTATCTCGGCATATCAACGAACGCATCGTAATCGGTGATGACGTGGTTATCACAGTCGTCGACATACGTGGCGATAAGGTGCGAATCGGCATTGAAGCTCCGAACGCTACGCCTGTGCATCGACAAGAGGTCTATGACGCGATCAAGCGCATCACAGACGACAACGACACACGGCCAGCGGCGTAGCTGGCCAACCCAGCCGCCGGAGCCTGATGAACGAGGGCGGCTGGGTGTTTTTTTATAGAGGGTGCAAGCATGAAACAGATTACAGTTCCTGTCCCCGACAGTCTGATGCAGCGCATCGAAGATCAAGCGAAGCGGCGCAATACGACTGCGGTTGAACTGGTGAGTCTGTGGCTGTGGGATGCGGAGTATCAGAGGAGGGATGATGGCTTGGGATGCACAACGCGGGGCGATGCTAGTCAGGACCACTGGCAGGTATCAGCCACAGAGCCAAGTCGACGCGACTGACATCGTTGCTTGGTTGCGAGAGAATCGAATAGAGCTGGATCGCCACGGGTATTGCCCTGGCGGCTGCGACAAACAACTGGTGCCGCATGAAGTGCATGGCTATGCGGTGTGCCCGATGACTTACTTGCCATGCGAATCTCGACGACTTTCACTACTCATTCAACATTTAGGAATTGTAAATGGCAAGCGCGACAGCACCACGTAACGAGATGATTAAATCGGATGTCATCGTACCGGAGAGCGACCTGCAAACGATGCTGGCACTCGACAGGACAAGCCAAGCGTGCAGCAAGCAGCTTGTGGAGGCGGGGACCAACGAAGCGGTAAAGGCGCTGATTGTGGCTCGGTCGGTTAAGCAGTTCAAATCGCTGCTGAGCGATGCGGTAATGTCCGACATCATGGAGCTACAAAACAGCCCGCTTGGATTCCGCACGGACAAGTCGAAAGACGGGGGCTATCCGCTGCCGACCGTGCGGGACTGCGTTGTGCAGGCGTTCATGCGGCCTGCGTGTGACTGGCAACGAGATCAACATCATTGCGGGCAATCTGTATGTGACCAAGGAGGGATTCGAACGGCTGCTGTCGGAACTGGCTGGATTGGTCAATCTGAAGATCCAGGTGGGTGTGCCTCAGACGAGCGATAGCGGGGCGCTTGTGCCAGCTCGGGCTGAGTGGATGCTTGGCGGTGTGAAGGATTCGATGACGTGGGAGAAGGAAGCGACGGCGGATTACCGCATTCCGATCCGCGTTAACTCTTCGATGGGGATCGACGCTATTCTCGGCAAGGCAAAATCGAAAGTACTGCGCACCATCTACGCTCGGGTTACTGGATCGAAGCTCTTGGCCGAGCCCGACGCGGACGATGCGATCGATGGCGAAGCTACCGATGTTACGACTGACGGCAAGCTATTCAAGGAATGATGCGTTTCGCGATTGTCTACCGTCGCCCGGTGTGCCGCTGCGGTGGTCGGATGGTAACGCATGTGGAGCTAGCGCCGGACGTGTGGCGGTTCGGCTGCTGGTCGTGCAAGACTGAGATTGACCGGCGGGTGATTGTCGAAGTGGAAGCGGAGGAATGGTATGTGCCAGCTAAGCCTATTCGATCAAAGCGTGATCGCCAGGCCGAGCGATCCGGTAACAAGCCAAGTGGCAGCAGCGAACGTGCAGCCGAAGCTCTCGGGCCGCAGGGCTGAGTTCGTACGGTGCTTGCGTGAGATCGGCCATCCAGCGACGGCACAAGAAATAT
The genomic region above belongs to bacterium and contains:
- a CDS encoding site-specific DNA-methyltransferase, which produces MESIVLPPIVPFKPYYSDEAVTIYNADCRQVLPFLQRFDLLLTDPPYGIGFAAQPTKWQRRAGQKAEAWDNETPAAWTVQQMVEACDDAIVWGGNYYGLYPSRCWLSWHKPDAPPSMSNVEYAWTSMDKNSRQMTHSISATNAERVGHPTQKPLAIMRWCLSMASEAATVLDPFAGSGTTGVAAKLDGRKATLIEISEEYCEKAANRLQQGVLF
- a CDS encoding site-specific DNA-methyltransferase, which encodes MESIVLPPIVPFKPYYSDESVTIYNADCRQVLPFLGRFDLLLTDPPYGMKRDGKPPSTSSHGGHKGYAFMGWDNEPPSRYVFDMMFEASTEQVIWGANFFPEYVRGSMGWLFWDKGQRIDQSDGELAYSSRNAAFRVFELNRSAIARDGAVHPTQKPLALMRWCLSMFVDAVTVLDPFAGSGTTGVAAKLEGRQATLIEISEEYCEKAANRLQQGVLF
- the dcm gene encoding DNA (cytosine-5-)-methyltransferase, whose product is MLYGSLFSGIGGMDLGFDRAGMKCAWQVEIDPYARRVLEKHWPKVPKHDDIKTFTGAQHVDVIAGGFPCQDVSSSGKRAGLDGERSGLFYEFSRVISELGPRFVVMENVADLVVRGLPRVLGELASLGYDAEWHCIPAADFGVPQGRDRIWIVANANSGRFAASEKRNSAREVISKRPDDDGLVEAQRRARDVAPRECRVANGVSKGMDRVRCLGNSVVPQVAEWIARRIVQSI
- the csrA gene encoding carbon storage regulator CsrA yields the protein MLVLSRHINERIVIGDDVVITVVDIRGDKVRIGIEAPNATPVHRQEVYDAIKRITDDNDTRPAA